One Actinomyces respiraculi DNA window includes the following coding sequences:
- a CDS encoding 1-phosphofructokinase family hexose kinase: MITTLTPNPSLDRTVALPGTLQRGGINRIVSVTVEPGGKGVNVARVLAASGADVTAVLPAPHGDPLLAAIETAVAALPSRGRVTTHAVPVAGAVRVNTAVTEPDGTTTKLNEPGAGLTAAETTAVETVLLETVGAPAAGGERPWAVLSGSLPPGAPTDWYARLVRLLRQARPGLRIAVDTSDAPLAALADALPDAAPDLIKPNGEELGQLAGLPADRAMALEEGARAGHLAPVVDAARVLVRAGISAVMATLGPAGAVLVTDEAAWHATAPEVPVRSTVGAGDSSVAGYVLADTRGLDAPGRLTTAMAYGSAAAALPGTTLPTPQDLPATAAVVTRLE; encoded by the coding sequence ATGATCACCACCCTCACCCCCAACCCCTCACTCGACCGCACCGTCGCCCTGCCCGGCACCCTTCAGCGCGGCGGCATCAACAGGATCGTCTCCGTCACCGTCGAGCCCGGCGGCAAGGGCGTCAACGTCGCCCGGGTGCTTGCCGCCTCCGGCGCCGACGTCACCGCCGTCCTGCCCGCCCCCCACGGCGACCCCCTCCTGGCCGCCATCGAGACCGCCGTCGCCGCCCTGCCCAGCCGCGGCCGCGTGACGACGCACGCCGTGCCCGTCGCCGGGGCCGTGCGCGTCAACACCGCCGTCACCGAGCCCGACGGGACGACGACGAAGCTCAACGAGCCCGGAGCCGGCCTTACCGCCGCGGAGACAACGGCCGTCGAGACCGTCCTGCTGGAGACGGTCGGCGCACCCGCTGCGGGCGGCGAGCGCCCCTGGGCCGTCCTGTCCGGCTCACTGCCCCCCGGTGCGCCCACCGACTGGTACGCGCGCCTCGTGCGCCTGCTCCGGCAGGCCCGCCCGGGGCTGCGCATCGCCGTCGACACCTCCGACGCGCCCCTCGCCGCCCTCGCCGACGCCCTGCCCGACGCCGCCCCGGACCTCATCAAGCCCAACGGCGAGGAGCTCGGCCAGCTCGCCGGCCTGCCCGCCGACCGGGCGATGGCCCTCGAGGAGGGCGCCAGGGCCGGGCACCTGGCCCCCGTCGTCGACGCCGCCCGGGTCCTCGTGCGCGCCGGCATCAGCGCCGTCATGGCCACCCTCGGCCCCGCCGGGGCCGTCCTCGTCACCGACGAGGCCGCCTGGCACGCCACCGCCCCCGAGGTCCCCGTGCGCTCCACCGTCGGCGCGGGGGACTCCTCCGTCGCCGGCTACGTCCTGGCCGACACCCGGGGCCTGGACGCCCCGGGACGGCTCACGACCGCCATGGCCTACGGATCTGCCGCCGCCGCCCTGCCCGGCACGACCCTGCCCACCCCGCAGGACCTGCCGGCCACGGCCGCCGTCGTCACTCGCCTGGAGTGA
- a CDS encoding DeoR/GlpR family DNA-binding transcription regulator, with protein MNAEQRQQAITDAVVRDGRVTVVNLAADHGVTVETIRRDLAALDRVGALRKVHGGAVAATRLALPETAVTEREHLAAPAKRAIAAAALSSLLDGGLLAAGATLILDAGTSVGALARILPEGLDLTVVTSSVLTAARLAGRRGLTVRVLGGEVRGITQAAVGPEALAALSRLRVDLAVLGTNGLSADHGLSTPDPDEAAVKTAMVRAARRVVVLADATKTGQEHLVSFADLSDVDLLVTDIPPTTALSTCLTGSGTEVLVA; from the coding sequence GTGAACGCCGAGCAGCGCCAGCAGGCCATCACCGACGCCGTCGTCCGCGATGGCCGCGTCACCGTCGTCAACCTTGCCGCCGACCACGGGGTCACCGTCGAGACCATCCGCCGAGACCTCGCCGCCCTCGACCGCGTCGGCGCCCTGCGCAAGGTCCACGGCGGCGCCGTCGCCGCCACCCGCCTCGCCCTGCCTGAGACCGCCGTCACCGAGCGCGAGCACCTCGCCGCCCCCGCCAAGCGGGCCATCGCCGCCGCTGCCCTCAGCTCCCTCCTCGACGGCGGCCTGCTGGCCGCCGGTGCCACCCTCATCCTCGACGCCGGCACCTCCGTCGGCGCCCTCGCCCGGATCCTGCCCGAGGGCCTCGACCTCACCGTCGTCACCTCCTCCGTCCTCACCGCCGCCCGCCTCGCCGGCAGGCGCGGCCTCACCGTGCGCGTCCTGGGAGGCGAGGTGCGCGGCATCACCCAGGCCGCCGTCGGCCCCGAGGCACTGGCCGCCCTCAGCCGGCTGCGCGTCGACCTCGCCGTCCTGGGCACCAACGGCCTGAGCGCCGACCACGGCCTATCCACCCCCGACCCGGACGAGGCGGCCGTCAAGACCGCCATGGTCCGCGCCGCCCGCCGCGTCGTCGTCCTCGCCGACGCCACCAAGACCGGCCAGGAGCACCTCGTCTCCTTCGCCGACCTGTCCGACGTCGACCTGCTCGTCACCGATATCCCGCCCACCACCGCCCTGTCCACCTGCCTGACCGGCTCCGGAACCGAGGTCCTCGTCGCATGA
- a CDS encoding sterol carrier family protein produces the protein MAAQRRIDIEAGAHAVRQWAAEQDARTTPPGGAGAATGAPGPGPTAPGRPTASVGPDSPADPAGSRSLTSPASPALSPSQRSAVRRRDATAVRYTLEELAACAPGHAVEVRVPPFGVIQAVAGTVHRRGTPPSVVETDAATWLALATGRLAWQEALDDGRLHASGERCDLSPYLPLMRA, from the coding sequence ATGGCAGCACAACGACGCATCGACATCGAGGCGGGCGCTCACGCCGTCCGCCAGTGGGCCGCCGAGCAGGACGCGCGGACGACACCGCCGGGCGGCGCCGGTGCGGCGACCGGCGCTCCCGGGCCCGGTCCGACCGCTCCGGGGCGCCCCACTGCCTCCGTCGGCCCGGATAGTCCTGCCGACCCCGCTGGCTCGAGGAGCTTGACGTCCCCCGCCTCGCCGGCTTTAAGTCCCTCCCAGCGCTCGGCCGTGCGGCGCCGCGACGCCACCGCGGTGCGCTATACCCTCGAGGAGCTCGCCGCCTGCGCCCCGGGTCACGCGGTCGAGGTGAGGGTCCCTCCCTTCGGCGTCATCCAGGCCGTCGCCGGCACCGTTCACCGTCGCGGCACCCCGCCCTCGGTCGTCGAGACCGACGCCGCCACCTGGCTCGCCCTCGCCACCGGTCGCCTCGCTTGGCAGGAGGCCCTGGACGACGGTCGGCTGCACGCCTCCGGTGAGCGCTGCGACCTCAGTCCCTACCTCCCTCTTATGCGAGCCTGA